A stretch of the Vigna radiata var. radiata cultivar VC1973A chromosome 7, Vradiata_ver6, whole genome shotgun sequence genome encodes the following:
- the LOC106769258 gene encoding isoamylase 1, chloroplastic: protein MKCFSLPSLSVPTLAVLPQCAVTVRVSLANRFSQLHESDSVIRSVAKTRAARNGGAFDTEIAVVEKPQLESLFQVSSGYPSPFGATVRDGGVNFAIYSLNALSATLCLFTLSDFQNNRVTESVPLDPLINKTGAVWHVFLKGDFTDMLYGYKFDGKFSPLEGQYYDPSRILLDPYAKAVISRGEFGALGPNGNCWPQMAGMVPSDHDEFDWEGDLPLKYPQKDLVVYEMHVRGFTKHESSNTKFPGTYLGVVEKLDHLKELGVNCLELMPCHEFNELEYSSYNSVQGDYRVNFWGYSTVNFFSPMIRYSSAGIRNCGRDGINEMKFLIKEAHKRGIEVIMDVVFNHTAEGNENGPIISFRGVDNSIYYMVAPKGEFYNYSGCGNTFNCSHPVVRQFIVDCLRYWVTEMHVDGFRFDLASIMTRSSSLWDATNVFGAPIEGDLLTTGTPLGSPPLIDLISNDPILRGVKLIAEAWDAGGLYQVGTFPHWGIWSEWNGKYRDTVRQFIKGTDGFAGAFAECLCGSPNLYQGGGRKPWNSINFVCAHDGFTLADLVTYNNKHNLSNGEDNNDGENHNNSWNCGQEGEFVSPLVKKLRKRQMRNFFLSLMVSQGVPMIYMGDEYGHTKGGNNNTYCHDNYLNYFQWDKKEESSSDFFRFCCLVTKFRQECESMGLDDFPTSERLQWHGHFPGMPDWSETSRFVAFTMADSVKGEIYVAFNTSHLPFTITLPERPGYRWEPLIDTSKPAPYDFLTPDLPGREIAIQQYAQFLDANMYPMLSYSSVILLRTPDQNA, encoded by the exons ATGAAGTGCTTCTCTTTGCCCTCACTCTCTGTTCCCACTCTCGCCGTCCTCCCTCAATGCGCTGTCACGGTTAGAGTTTCTCTCGCCAACAGGTTCTCCCAATTGCACGAGAGCGATTCCGTTATTCGCTCGGTGGCGAAGACTCGCGCTGCTCGGAATGGCGGCGCTTTCGACACGGAAATCGCGGTGGTCGAAAAACCGCAACTGGAGAGTCTCTTTCAAGTTTCCAGTGGCTACCCTTCCCCCTTCGGTGCCACCGTTAGAGACGGTGGAGTCAATTTCGCCATTTACTCTCTCAATGCACTCTCCGCCACTCTCTGTTTGTTTACTCTCTCCGATTTTCAGAAT AATCGAGTGACGGAGTCTGTTCCTCTTGATCCGTTGATAAATAAAACTGGAGCTGTTTGGCATGTTTTCTTGAAAGGAGATTTTACTGACATGCTTTATGGATACAAATTTGATGGCAAGTTTTCTCCTCTGGAGGGGCAATACTATGACCCTTCTCGTATACTGTTGGACCCTTATGCAAAA GCAGTTATAAGCAGAGGGGAGTTTGGGGCTTTAGGGCCTAATGGTAACTGCTGGCCCCAGATGGCTGGCATGGTACCTTCAGATCATGATGAG TTTGATTGGGAAGGCGATTTGCCTCTGAAGTATCCACAAAAGGATCTTGTAGTATATGAGATGCATGTGCGAGGGTTCACAAAGCATGAGTCGAGCAACACCAAGTTCCCTGGTACATATCTTGGTGTGGTGGAGAAGCTTGACCACTTAAAG GAACTTGGAGTAAATTGTCTTGAACTAATGCCATGTCATGAATTCAATGAGCTGGAGTACTCCAGTTACAATTCTGTACAAGGGGACTACAG GGTCAATTTTTGGGGCTATTCAACCGTCAATTTCTTCTCTCCAATGATCAGATACTCATCTGCTGGCATAAGAAATTGTGGCCGTGATGGgattaatgaaatgaaattccTGATCAAAGAGGCACACAAACGAGGAATAGAg GTTATCATGGATGTTGTTTTCAATCATACAGCTGAAGGGAATGAGAATGGTCCCATTATTTCTTTCAGAGGTGTGGACAACAGTATCTATTACATGGTAGCACCCAAG GGGGAGTTCTATAATTATTCGGGATGTGGAAACACATTCAATTGCAGTCATCCAGTTGTACGACAATTTATAGTGGATTGCTTAAG ATATTGGGTTACAGAAATGCACGTGGATGGTTTTCGCTTTGATCTTGCTTCTATTATGACCAGGAGTAGTAG TCTCTGGGATGCAACTAATGTGTTTGGTGCTCCAATAGAAGGTGACTTGCTGACAACTGGAACCCCTCTAGGCAGTCCACCATTAATTGACTTGATCAGTAACGATCCTATACTTCGTGGAGTGAAG CTTATAGCTGAAGCTTGGGATGCTGGAGGCCTCTACCAAGTTGGCACTTTCCCTCACTGGGGTATTTGGTCAGAATGGAACGGGAAG TATAGAGACACGGTGCGCCAGTTTATCAAGGGTACAGATGGCTTTGCTGGAGCATTTGCTGAATGCCTTTGTGGGAGTCCTAATTTATATCAG GGAGGAGGAAGAAAACCATGGAATAGTATTAACTTTGTATGTGCACATGATGGGTTCACGCTAGCTGATTTGGTGACCTATAACAACAAGCATAATTTGTCAAATGGGGAAGACAATAATGATGGagaaaatcataataatagCTGGAACTGTGGACAG GAGGGGGAGTTTGTGAGTCCCTTAGTGAAGAAATTGAGGAAGCGACAAATGcggaatttttttctctctctcatggTTTCCCAG GGAGTTCCAATGATATATATGGGCGATGAATATGGACACACAAAAGGGGGAAACAACAATACCTATTGTCATGATAATTAT CTTAATTACTTCCAATGGGACAAAAAGGAAGAATCCTCGTCAGACTTCTTTAGATTTTGTTGCCTTGTGACTAAGTTCCGTCA GGAATGTGAATCTATGGGCTTAGATGACTTCCCAACATCAGAGAGGCTGCAGTGGCATGGTCATTTTCCTGGAATGCCAGACTGGTCAGAAACTAGCCGTTTTGTGGCTTTTACCATG GCAGACTCAGTCAAGGGAGAAATTTACGTTGCTTTCAATACGAGTCATTTACCTTTCACAATTACATTGCCAGAGCGTCCTGGATACAGATGGGAACCTCTTATAGATACCAGCAAGCCTGCGCCATATGATTTCCTCACCCCTGACCTTCCTGGAAGAGAAATTGCTATACAACAGTATGCTCAGTTTCTGGACGCCAATATGTATCCCATGCTTAGTTATTCGTCCGTTATCCTCTTGCGCACTCCTGATCAAAATGCGTAG